CGCAGGCTACCCTGGCCCGCATGCGGGAAGGCAGCGTCGAGTGTTGCGAAGATTGTGGCGTCGCCGTCCAGCTGGTCCATGGCGTGCTGGGCGAAGTAACCCATCTTCACGCTGCCCCCCAGCGTCACCGTGCCGGTATCGGGTGAAGTGTTGCCGGTTACCAGCTTCAGCAGCGTGGATTTGCCCGCACCATTCACGCCGAGCACGCAGCAGCGCTCCTTGCGGCGGATCAGCAATTCGAGCCCGTCATAGATCACCTTGCTGCCATAGCGCTTGGAGACGCCACGTAGTTTGGCTACGTCATCACCCGAGCGCGGGGCTGGGCGGAACTCGAAGGCGATGGCCTGGCGCCGCTTGGGTGGCTCCACGCGGTCGATCTTGTCCAGTTTCTTCACTCGGCTCTGCACTTGCGCGGCGTGCGAGGCACGGGCCTTGAAACGCTCGATGAACGCGATCTCCTTGGCGAGCGTCGCCTGCTGGCGCTCGAACTGCGCCTGCTGGTGCCTCTCATTCAGGGCGCTCTGGCGGGCGTAGAACTCATAGTCGCCGGAGAAGCTGGTGAGATTGCCACCGTCGATCTCGATGACCTTGTTGATGATGCGGTTCATGAATTCGCGGTCGTGCGATGTCATCATCAGCGCGCCGTCGTAACCGGCGAGGAATTGCTCAAGCCAGATGAGGCTCTCCAGGTCCAGATGGTTGCTCGGCTCGTCCAGCAGCATCACGTCCGGGCGCATGAGCAGAATTCGCGCGAGTGCCACGCGCATCTTCCAGCCGCCAGAGAGCAGGCCCACGTCGCCGTCCATCATCTCCTGGCTGAAGCCGAGGCCGTCGAGCACCTCGCGCGCCTTGCCCTCCAGCGCGTAGCCGCCCAGCTCCTCGAAGCGCGCCCGGACCTCGCCATAGCGTTCCAGGATGGCGTCCAACTGGTCAGCCTTGTCGGGATCGGCCAGAGCGGCTTCCAGCTTTGCCAGCTCCTCGCCCACCTCGCTCACTGGCCCGGCACCTACGATCACCTCGGCCACGGCGCTGCGGTCCGCCATCTCGCCGACATCCTGGCTGAACAAGCCAATGCTGATGCCGCGATCGATGAGGATGTTGCCCTCGTCGGGAGGCTCCTGACCGCTGATCATGCGAAACAGCGTGGACTTCCCGGCACCATTGGGGCCAACAAGGCCAATCTTCTCACCCCGCTGCAAGGCAGCCGACGCCTCGACAAAAATCAGGCGGGTGCCGTTCTGCTTGCTGATATTATCCAGACGAATCATGGGTCCTCGGTAGCCGGAATTGTCGGGGGTTCTTAAAGCAACTCCCCGGAGCCGTGAACCGCAGGGGCATTGCCGAAGTGAACCCGGAGTTCGGGTTCATCCCGCCTGCCTCCGACGGCCCGGGGTCTTCCCTCTGTCATCAGCGCTGGCTCAATAGCGGAAGGGCAGTCTCCGGCGAATTCTCCGGAATCCGCATCCGGCCCATCCCGGACTGTGCCGACATGCTGTTCAAGCTCTTGCAAGGGCCGGTATCCGCTGTTCCGCCAGCCGCCGGGAGCGTTCGCTTGCGATTGTGGCCCGCCGGTTCCGCGTGGGATGGCTATATTTTGGATTTCACGGCGACGTTGGCGTGGTAGGTTTCGCTATTCCACAATGAGCTCTGGAGTCGTGTGATGGCTGTGCGAGTAGCCTTGTATGCGAGGTATTCGACTGACTTGCAGAGTGATGCATCGGTGGAGGACCAGCTGCGGATCTGCCGGACGCGGGCTGAGCGCGAGGGCTGGACGGTGGTGGAGAGCTACTCGGACCGAGCGATCTCGGGTGCGTCGATGCTCCGTCCCGGCATTCAGGCACTGATGGAGGACGCCGGCCGGCGCCGGTTCGACGTGGTGCTGGCCGAGGCAATGGACCGGCTTTCCCGCGACCAGGAGGATATAGCGGCCCTGTTCAAGCGCCTGCGCTTTGCCGGTGTTTCGATCGTGACGATCGCCGAGGGCGAGATCAACGAGATGCATATCGGCCTCAAGGGCACGATGAACGCGCTGGCCCTGAAGGATCTGGCCCAGAAGACGCATCGCGGGCTACTCGGCCGGGTCGAAGCGGGCTTGTCCGCCGGGGACGTGCCTATGGCTATGACGTGGTCCGCCGCACCGACCGCAAGGGCGAGACGATCCGCGGCGAACGGGCGATCAACGAGGCCGAAGCGGCGGTCATCCGCCGGATTTTCACGATGGCGGCAGAGGGCGCGAGCCCGATTGCCATTGCCAAGACTCTGAACGGCGCAAAAATCCCGGGACCCAACGGGCGTGCCTGGCAGGACACGACGATCCGGGGACATGCCGAGCGCGGCACCGGCATCCTGCGCAACGAACTCTATACCGGCGTCCAGGTCTGGAACCGGATGCACTACATAAAGGATCCGGCCACCGGCAAACGCGTCTCACGGATGAACCCAACAACGGAATGGGTGCGCGAGGAGGTTCCGCATCTGCGGATCATCGACCAGGACCTTTGGGATTGTGTGCAGGAGCGCCTGGCCGCGGTGCGTATCGCCTCGGGCGCGGACAAGATCGACCGCGCGGTCTTTCATGAGCGGCGCCGGGCGAAGCACGTACTCACGGGCAAGGTGTTCTGCGGCGGCTGCGGTGGCAGCTTCGGCGCCGTTGGCCAGGATTATCTCTCCTGCACCGCCGCGCGGAAGCAGGGCACATGCGACAACCGGCGCGGCATCCGGCGGAGCGAGCTCGAGATCCTGATCCTCGACGCACTGCGCCACCAGCTGATGCAGCCCGAGCACGTCGCCGAGTTCGTGACGGAATACACAGCCGAATACAACCGGCTCAATTCCGAACGCTCAGCCGCCCTCGCGTCGCATAAGCGCGAACTGGAGAGTGTCACCCGCAAACTGGACGGCCTGATCGATGCGATAGCAGAGGGGATGCGTGCACCGGGGCTGCAACAGAAGCTCGACACGCTGGAGGCGCGGAAGGTGGAACTGACCCGGCTGATCGAGACCGCCGGGATTTCGCTCCCGTTACTGCATCCGAACCTGGCGGAGACCTATCGCGAGCGGGTGACCGACCTTCACGCCGCCCTCACCCGCGAGGATGGCGGCACCGCGGCGCTGGAAGCGGTTCGCGCGCTGATCGAGCGCGTCGACGTGTCACCGCCTGACGGCGACGATCCCCGCTCTCTGCCGAAGATTGTGCTGACGGGTGCGATTGCGGCGATGGTCGGGCTGGCGTTGGAGCCTGGCTCCAGAACGTCAAAAGCCGCGCTGTGTGGCGCGGGTGTATCTGGTTTGTTCGCGAGTTCGGTAATGGTGGTTGCGGGGAACCGCAGCCATCATGACTTGCGCGGACTTCAGGGACTCGCGCGGGAGATCAAACTGGTCGCCGGCGAAGAATTTCAGCAGGACTTGCTTTTCCGGGCGGCAGCTTGATCCGTGGATGTTGAAGTGCCGACGCAAACCGAGGATGCAATCTCGGTTTGATTGCAAGTTTTTTCGCATTGACCCTAAATTGTAGGATGATTTTTCGTACTCGTATCGCCGGGTGTCTCGCCACGCTTCGAGCCGGACTGATTGACCGTCTCTGACAAGCCCACCGCTTTCTTCTTCCGGCTCCGGAAACCCCTATCGGTCGTGATGAACCGCTCGACGATCAAGGGCACGAGTTTCTCGACCAGTGGGGCATCCGCCAAACTGTCCTGGGCGGCGATCGCGGCGGCATAGTCGCGCAGCAGATTATCCTGCGCGGCGGTGAAGGTAATGGTCCGTTTTACCGGCCGGTCGTCTGGCAGCGCACCGATACGAAGTTTTGCCATTCTTTGCTCCCTCCCCCTTCGCTCTCACGACGCTGCGTAGGGCCGGAGTACGATATCGCGGTTGACCATCACGTCGAACGGAAACCCCGGCCGGACGGTCAAAGTCGGCTGCACGCCGAGGTCATGCGAGACGATCTGCTGGCCGGCCTGGTTGGTCGCCTGATCGCCGCTCTGGCCGAGCGAGATGATCAGATTGCCGGTACCGTGGCCGCCAACCACGTTGTTGGTCGCGAGCGCGCTGGAGACGCCGAGGAGCGATGACAGCGCGACGCCGCGCAGCAGCTTCCAGAAATGATAATCCACGCCGTCTCTGAGCCCCGCATAACCTTGCGGGTCGGCTGCGGGCAGATTGTCGAGCACGATCGAACTGCCATCCGGCATGATCAGCCGCGTCCAGATCAGCAGGACGCGCGATTGGCCGTAGGCGACGACGCTGTCATATTTGCCGATCAGCTTGGCGCCCTGCGGAACCAGGAGATAGTGACCGGTGACGCTGTCGTAGACGTCCTGCGTCACCTGGGCGATCACCGGGCCGGGCAGATCAGAATTCAGACCAGTGATCAGCGCGGCCGGAATGACGCTCCCGGCCATCAGCTCGTAGGGACTGATGGGTTTTTGCAGGCGGTCCGGCGAATAGACCGAGCGATCAACCGGGCTGTTCAGGAAGGCTTGTTTTTCTCCCTGCCCAGAATGGGTTTGTCTCGCGGCCAGTGTTGCACGCCGAGGATAGAATTGATCCGCTGGTCCACCGGGGGATGGATTTGCCGGTGCGCTGTTCGATACTGCTCCAGTCGAAGCGTCCTCACCGCCGGGGTTCGCGGTCATGGTGAAGAACACGCCGGCAAGGGCAGCCTGGTCATGGAGCCGGGCGGCTGCCTGTTCTGATGGATTGGTCGGCGCCGGCGCAAGATCGGGCGGCGCGGCCTGCCCGACCATCGGCGATCCGAGATCGCCTTGCAGCGGCGGTCCGAGCTGGGGAGTTTTTGGTGACGTGGGAGGCGGTTTCGGCCCGGTCAGGCCGGCATACCCTTTCGGCAAGCCATTCATTGCCTGGGCCGAGGGCCGGACATCGGTGTTGTAGAGCTGCTTGCCCGTGGTGATCTGAAGACTATGCAGCGCAAACGCCCACCATACGGCCCCGCCGATGCAAAGCGCGAGGCCGCCGGCCGCGATGACCAGTGTGCGGCGCGACAGCCGGGTCACGGCGCGCGGCGGCGCACGGATCGCAAACGACGCTGGATCGGCTTTTGGCGGCGGTGCCGAGGGGGGCACGGGCGCCTGGTTGTTCTCCGGGCCCGTCATCCGCTGCTGCCATCGGTGCGAGTGATCCGCACGATCTGCTGCGGCCCGGCGCCGAGGCGGAGCTCTGCTCCGGCGAACAGCCGATCGACGATCATCGTATTACCGCGCACCCGATAGTTGACGATCTCTGCCTTGCCGCCGGATGCGCCGAGGATGAACAGCGGCGGCATGTCGCCCTGGGCGATGCCGGGCGGGAACTGGATGTAGACCTTTGATCCGTCATCGAACACCTGCACGGGCCGCCACGGCGAGTGATCGCCGCTGATCCGGTACCGGAAATGTAAATCGGCAAGATCGACGTCACTCGCCGCGACGGTGCTGGCGTAATCGGTGGCGGCGGTGTTCTGCGCCTTGAGTGCCAGCAGATCATCCTGCGGGTAATTCCAGGACACCGCCGCCATGTAGGTCTGCTTCGTGGGATGGATCTCGAGGTGGTAGGCGCGCCGATTGGTCATGATGACGATGTTGTTCATCGGCAGATCGGCCGAGATCGGCTTGACTAGAACATGGACCTGCGTGGTCGGCCCGGACCCGCTGGTGGTATTGCCGATCTTCCATTGCACGGTATCGCCGGCGGCGATCGAGATCAGGCGCTCGCCGGGCTGCAGCGCGATATCGGTGACGTGCAGCGGTGAGGCGTAGATTTCATAGAGCGCGCCGGTCGACCAGGGGAACACCTGCATGGCGTTGATGTAGCCGTCGCGCGTCGGGTCGATCCGAGCGGCTTCATTGGCTGCAGCCACGCGCGCGACCGGGTTCGCTGGCTGCGCTGGTTGCCGATACGCCGTGGCCGGGGGGAGTTTCTTCAACTGACCCGGCAAGGGCAGCGGTTCCGGCAGCTTCACCACCCGAACGGGCGGCGGGGGCGGTGCAATCAGATGGGCCGGTTGCGGATCGTCATAGGCGATTTTTGGCACTTGCTGCGCGCAGGCGGAGAGCGCCAAGGCGCCGGCGACCGGGAGCAGGAGCAAAAATCTCATGGAGTGGATCCTTCGGTCTGGACGGTGTTGACCTCGCGGGCCCAGCTGATCGCGTCGATGTAGATGCCGAGCGGGTTTTGGCGCAGTGCGGCTTCGGTATGCGGGGTCTGGATCACCACGGTGAGGATGGCGGCCCAATGTTGGGCCGGCAAAGCGCTGCCATCCTGGTAGGGATGTTCCACCCAGGCGACGCGGAAGGAACTCGGACTTGCGCGGACGACGCTGGTGACATCGACGGTAATGGCGCGCTTGCCGATCCGTCCGAACGGATCGGCCTTGCGGGCATAGGCATCGAGCATTGGTTTGGCGTGACTGGTGATCTGCGCGTAGGCATCGAGCCAGGCCTTGCGGACAACGACAGGATCGACCGAAAGGCCACGCACCCGCTCGATGAACTGTGCCAGAAAGTAAGCGATCTCGGTGTCGGTTGGCTGTACCTCGGTCTGCGCCGGCGCGACCGCCTGCACGGCACCCAGGTGGTTCACTTCGACGACGAAGGGCGTGACCATGGCGCGCGAATGGGCGCGAATATCGTCGGCGGTGACAACGGCCGCCAAGGCGAGGGAGCCGAAGGCCATCATCCGCCAGTTGGCGGCTTGAACCCGAGCCGAGCCGATTCGCTGATCCCAGAGCTGCCCGGCACGCTGATAGGCTGTGGCCGGGGTTTCGGTCTCGGACATCCGCGCGGAGAATCGCCGCCATCTCATGTCCGGTCTCCTCGCAGATTGGGCCGCATCCCGCCGCCACCGGCTTCGCCCTCGCGGATAATTTGCTCCGCCGTCCGATAGGCTTGACGCCGCCGCAGATTTTCGGCCCAGGCTGGCGCGCCGGATCGAGCGGGAGTCCCCGTGGTCCCTGGGGGCACCGATGCGGATTCTGCACCGCCGCCCGAATCACCACCACCCGAACCACCAGCACCGGAGCCGCTGCCGCCGGTCGCCGCCCAACCGGCGCGCTGGCCGGCGGCAAAGCGATCGCGCAATCCCGACGTAGCGTTCAGGGCGATGCCGCGTAATCCGCTGCCAGCCGCACCGGCGGCACCACGGGCGACACCGCCGAGGCCGGCCGAGACGGAGCCGCCACCAGCGACGCTGCCCGCGGCGTAGGCACCGCTGGCACCGCCCGCGAGCGAGGTTCCGGCACCGACGCCGGAGGCCGCAGCGCGGGCCGCCGCGATCCCGCCCGTCCCGGCCAATGTGACAACACCGGCAGCGGCCCCGCCCGCTGCAGCAGTACTGCCAAGGCCAAGCTGCGGCGCGCCGGAGGTGATACCGGCCGCGAGGCGGTTCGCCGAGAAGGCGAGACCGGCGATGGTCATGGATGCCAGCAGGATGGTGAGCGCGTCCTGCAGCGACAGTACCGCCGACGGGTTGCTCGGCAGGATCTGACTGAACAACTGGGTGCCGATGCCGGTCACCACGGCAAACACCAGAACACGGACCCCAGAGGTGACGATCTGGCCGAGCACCGGCTCGGCGATGAAGGCGGTGCCGCGCCAGAGGGCGAAAGGAACGAGGATGAAGCCTTTGAGGGTCGTGAGCTTGAATTCGATAATGGCCAGGAACAGCAGGATCGCCAGCACGAAGAAGCCGAGCAGCGTGACGATCCAGGACAGACCCATGACCAGGATCTCGCCGAGGTTCCAGAAGATGTTCGGAAACCCGGCGAGGCGCTGGATTTGCGAGAGCAGGACATCGGCGCCTTGCACCCCGGCTTGGGCGAGCAGGCCGGGATGGAGGAATTGGGCATAGGTAAGGGACGATCCGGTTGCCTTCAGACCGAGCCCGGCAAAGCTGTTGAAGACGATCTCTGCCAGAAGCTGCCAGTTGTTCAGGATGAATGCAAAAAAGCCGACATACAGGACTTTCTTAGCGAAGGCTTGGATGACGTTGTCCTCGCCGAGAGCCCAGGCAAGCCCAGCCAGTGTCGCATCGATACCGATCAGAACAACGACCAGGAAGCCGACATCGGGCGAGATGAGCCCAAACCCAGAATTGATGTACTGACTGAAAACATTCAGAAAGTGGTCGATGATGGACGGATTACTACCCATGCGGCGCTCCAGCCGCTAGTGGTGAAATTGCATGTTCATGTTCAGATGGAACGAACTTGTTTGGGGTATTTTTGAAGAGATTGACCGGCTTCTGCGTATAGGTCGGGGTATGACCGAAGAACCGCTTGTTCTCGGCCTGCCACGCGGTGTGGCAGCGCGCATCGGTATTGGCCGCCATGCCGAGCTGCTTGCAGCGATCGAGTTCGGCGGTAAGCATTTTGGGGTTGGCGACGAGTTGATCGATCGTCGGGGCGTTCGCCCATGCCGGCGCAGACAGACTGGGCAGACCGACAACAACAAATGAAATAGCGACAAGGGTTTTGACGTTCATGGTGCTGATCCTCCGAACAGATTGACCGGAGCAAAAGTATAGCCGACGCCGTTGCCGTAGAAGCGTTGCCATTCGGCTTGCGCGGCCGATCGGACCTCGGCATTTTGCATGGCATTCGCGGCCTGGGCACGGGCATCCGCGGCGATCAGGTCCTGGGTCGCGGAAAGCTGGCGCGATTGCAGGGCGAGCAGCTGATTGCTGGACTGGATCGCCTGCAGCGCACCCACCGCGCCCTGGCTCGCGGTGACCAAGGATGAAAGATCGGCCTGATCGGCGGGGATCGCGGCGACGATCTGGCTTTGTACGTCCATCGTCTGTTGGAAGGTGTTGATCGAGGCCTGCCAGCGCGCATTGGCATCGGCCAGCAGGCTGGCCTGGGTGACATTGCCCTGGAATCCTGCCGATTGGTAGTTCGGATAGAGGGTGCGGAACTGTTGCTGCACCTGCTGGACGCTATAGGCAAGGCTTTGTGCCTGCCCCATCAGCTGGTTGATCTGCCCCATCGAGGATTGCAACTGGGACAGAACCGAGAACGGCAATGCGGTCAAATTACGCGCCTGATTCTCCAGCATGGAGATGCCTTGCTGGAGCTGGGCGATCTGGTTGTTGACCTCGTCCAGCGTCCGCGCGGCTGTCAGCACGTTCTGGGTCAGGTTCGAAAAATCGATTACCGGGATGGCGGCTTGCGTCGCGATCGGGACGGCGATCGCTAACACGGCGATCAACCCCATGCTGACGATCTTCTTCTGTCGGTGCCTAGACCGGGCGGGGCGATTCATGATGGGACCTCCATCGGGGGAGTGGTGCGCATGTTGGATTCGTGTTGCGCTTCGACATCATCGTCGAAAGGGAGATGCGGGTGCTGCAGGGGAGGCTCGACGCCGGCATCAAGCTGCAATCGATAACGAGTTTTTGCGCCGTCATTCGAATGATCCGAAGCCACGGCGTGTGAGGGTGGTAGAAGCTCCGCCGCCCAAGCGAGACCGCGCTCACGCAGCCAAGCCCTCGGAAAATCATCAGGTCCGTGGGTGGCCATTACCCGGTCGATCGCGGCGAGGTCTTCCGCCCGGCTGGCACCGCAGAACGCCAGCGCGATGTCGCCGAGGCCGAGTTCGAATAGCCGGCAACCGGCGGCCGACTGGAACCAGTATTCGCGTTTGGGGACCGCGCGCGCGATGGTCTCGATCTGCCGGTCATTGAGGCCGAGACGCGCATAGGCGTCCCGGCTCTCCGGTTCGATCGCGCGTGCATTTGGCAGGAAAATGCGCGACAGGCAGCTTTCGATCACCGCAGGGGCGACTGGCGAGCGGGTGACATCGGCGAGGCTCTGGGTCGAAAACAGCACCGAGGCATTCTTGCGCCGGAGCGTCTTGAGCCATTCACGCAGTTTTGGCGCAAAGACCGGATCATCCAGGGCGAACCACGCCTCGTCGACCGCGATCAGGGTCGGCCGGCCGTCGAGCCCGGCTTCAATCCGGTGAAATAGATAGGTCAGCACGGCGCGCGCCGCGTGTTTCGAGCCGAGCAGATCCTCGGTCTCGAAGGCGAGTACGTCGGTGGTGCCGATGCTCTCCTGCTCGGCATCGAGCAGCCGGCCGAACGGTCCGGCGATCGTATAGGGCTCCAGCGCCGCCTTGAGCCGGTTGGCCTGCAACAACGCGGCAAAACCCGATAGTGTGCGCTCCGGCCATGGCGCCGTCGCCAGCGAACCGAGCGCTGACCAGATGGCACCGCGAACCTCGGGCGTGAGTTCGATGCTCTCCTGGACGAACAGGGTGGCGATCCAGTCCGCTGCCCAGGCCCGCTCGGCGGCATCATCGATCCGCGCCAGCGGCTGGAAGGCGACGGCGTGATCATGCTGGTGCGAGACATCACCGCCAAGCGCGAGATCGTGGAATGCCCCGCCCATGCCAAGCACGGTCGCCTTGGAGGATCGTCCCTTGTCGAAGATCACCACGCGCGCGCCGGGATAGTGGCGGAACTGCAGCGCGATCAGCGCCAGAAGTACGCTCTTGCCGGCGCCGGTGGGGCCGACGATCAGCGTGTGCCCCACGTCCCCCTGGTGCAACACCAAGCGGAACGGCGTCGATCCGGCGGTATGGGCGATCAGCAGCGGCGGACCGTCGAGATGCGTGTTGCGCTCCGGTCCCGCCCAGACCGCCGAGAGCGGCAGCAGGTGGACGAGGTTGAGCGAGGAGACCAGCGGCTGGCGGATATTGGCGTAGCACTGGCCGGGCAGGCTGCCGAGCCAGGCTTCCACCGCGTTCAGGGTTTCTTCGACGGCGACGAAACCCTGCGCGCGCATCGCGCGACCGACCTGGCGGATCTTTTCGGCGACCGCTGCTTCGTCGGTATCCCAGACCGTCACCGTCGCGGTGAAATAGCCGAAGCTGACGGCATCGGAGCCGAGTTCCTGGAGCGCAATATCGGCGTCGAGCGACTGGTTCTCCGCGTCGGTATCGACGAGCCGTGTCTCCTGCTGCCAGATCACCTCGCGCAGCAGGGCGGCGATGCCTTTGCGCTTGGCCCACCAATGCCGGCGCTTGCGGCCAAGTTCCTTTTGCGCCTCGGGTTTTTCCAGAGGCAACCAGCGCGCGACCCAGCGGTATTCGATCGGCACGCGGTTGAGTTCGTCCAGCAATCCCGGCCAGGTCCGGTCTGGCAAGCCACGAAGCGTGATGGTGCGCAGATGGCAGCGCCCGAGCATCGGCGCGACGCCGGGCGTCAGATCGCAGTCGGGCAAAAGCCCATCGAGATAGAATGGCACCTCCGGCACGGCGACCGGATGATACCCATTGGTCGAGATCGTGGCATGGAGATAGGTCAATGT
This genomic interval from Acidiphilium multivorum AIU301 contains the following:
- a CDS encoding ABC-F family ATP-binding cassette domain-containing protein, which encodes MIRLDNISKQNGTRLIFVEASAALQRGEKIGLVGPNGAGKSTLFRMISGQEPPDEGNILIDRGISIGLFSQDVGEMADRSAVAEVIVGAGPVSEVGEELAKLEAALADPDKADQLDAILERYGEVRARFEELGGYALEGKAREVLDGLGFSQEMMDGDVGLLSGGWKMRVALARILLMRPDVMLLDEPSNHLDLESLIWLEQFLAGYDGALMMTSHDREFMNRIINKVIEIDGGNLTSFSGDYEFYARQSALNERHQQAQFERQQATLAKEIAFIERFKARASHAAQVQSRVKKLDKIDRVEPPKRRQAIAFEFRPAPRSGDDVAKLRGVSKRYGSKVIYDGLELLIRRKERCCVLGVNGAGKSTLLKLVTGNTSPDTGTVTLGGSVKMGYFAQHAMDQLDGDATIFATLDAAFPHAGQGSLRTLAGAFGFSGDEVEKRCRQLSGGEKARLVMALMLYDPPNFLVLDEPTNHLDLATKEMLITALSNYEGTMLFVSHDRHFLARLSNRVLELTREGIHDYDGGYTEYVARTGQEAPGLHG
- a CDS encoding recombinase family protein, whose product is MEDQLRICRTRAEREGWTVVESYSDRAISGASMLRPGIQALMEDAGRRRFDVVLAEAMDRLSRDQEDIAALFKRLRFAGVSIVTIAEGEINEMHIGLKGTMNALALKDLAQKTHRGLLGRVEAGLSAGDVPMAMTWSAAPTARARRSAANGRSTRPKRRSSAGFSRWRQRARARLPLPRL
- a CDS encoding recombinase family protein, with the protein product MNEAEAAVIRRIFTMAAEGASPIAIAKTLNGAKIPGPNGRAWQDTTIRGHAERGTGILRNELYTGVQVWNRMHYIKDPATGKRVSRMNPTTEWVREEVPHLRIIDQDLWDCVQERLAAVRIASGADKIDRAVFHERRRAKHVLTGKVFCGGCGGSFGAVGQDYLSCTAARKQGTCDNRRGIRRSELEILILDALRHQLMQPEHVAEFVTEYTAEYNRLNSERSAALASHKRELESVTRKLDGLIDAIAEGMRAPGLQQKLDTLEARKVELTRLIETAGISLPLLHPNLAETYRERVTDLHAALTREDGGTAALEAVRALIERVDVSPPDGDDPRSLPKIVLTGAIAAMVGLALEPGSRTSKAALCGAGVSGLFASSVMVVAGNRSHHDLRGLQGLAREIKLVAGEEFQQDLLFRAAA
- a CDS encoding DUF2274 domain-containing protein, whose protein sequence is MAKLRIGALPDDRPVKRTITFTAAQDNLLRDYAAAIAAQDSLADAPLVEKLVPLIVERFITTDRGFRSRKKKAVGLSETVNQSGSKRGETPGDTSTKNHPTI
- a CDS encoding TrbI/VirB10 family protein, producing the protein MTGPENNQAPVPPSAPPPKADPASFAIRAPPRAVTRLSRRTLVIAAGGLALCIGGAVWWAFALHSLQITTGKQLYNTDVRPSAQAMNGLPKGYAGLTGPKPPPTSPKTPQLGPPLQGDLGSPMVGQAAPPDLAPAPTNPSEQAAARLHDQAALAGVFFTMTANPGGEDASTGAVSNSAPANPSPGGPADQFYPRRATLAARQTHSGQGEKQAFLNSPVDRSVYSPDRLQKPISPYELMAGSVIPAALITGLNSDLPGPVIAQVTQDVYDSVTGHYLLVPQGAKLIGKYDSVVAYGQSRVLLIWTRLIMPDGSSIVLDNLPAADPQGYAGLRDGVDYHFWKLLRGVALSSLLGVSSALATNNVVGGHGTGNLIISLGQSGDQATNQAGQQIVSHDLGVQPTLTVRPGFPFDVMVNRDIVLRPYAAS
- the trbG gene encoding P-type conjugative transfer protein TrbG, with product MRFLLLLPVAGALALSACAQQVPKIAYDDPQPAHLIAPPPPPVRVVKLPEPLPLPGQLKKLPPATAYRQPAQPANPVARVAAANEAARIDPTRDGYINAMQVFPWSTGALYEIYASPLHVTDIALQPGERLISIAAGDTVQWKIGNTTSGSGPTTQVHVLVKPISADLPMNNIVIMTNRRAYHLEIHPTKQTYMAAVSWNYPQDDLLALKAQNTAATDYASTVAASDVDLADLHFRYRISGDHSPWRPVQVFDDGSKVYIQFPPGIAQGDMPPLFILGASGGKAEIVNYRVRGNTMIVDRLFAGAELRLGAGPQQIVRITRTDGSSG
- the trbF gene encoding conjugal transfer protein TrbF, whose product is MRWRRFSARMSETETPATAYQRAGQLWDQRIGSARVQAANWRMMAFGSLALAAVVTADDIRAHSRAMVTPFVVEVNHLGAVQAVAPAQTEVQPTDTEIAYFLAQFIERVRGLSVDPVVVRKAWLDAYAQITSHAKPMLDAYARKADPFGRIGKRAITVDVTSVVRASPSSFRVAWVEHPYQDGSALPAQHWAAILTVVIQTPHTEAALRQNPLGIYIDAISWAREVNTVQTEGSTP
- the trbL gene encoding P-type conjugative transfer protein TrbL, with product MGSNPSIIDHFLNVFSQYINSGFGLISPDVGFLVVVLIGIDATLAGLAWALGEDNVIQAFAKKVLYVGFFAFILNNWQLLAEIVFNSFAGLGLKATGSSLTYAQFLHPGLLAQAGVQGADVLLSQIQRLAGFPNIFWNLGEILVMGLSWIVTLLGFFVLAILLFLAIIEFKLTTLKGFILVPFALWRGTAFIAEPVLGQIVTSGVRVLVFAVVTGIGTQLFSQILPSNPSAVLSLQDALTILLASMTIAGLAFSANRLAAGITSGAPQLGLGSTAAAGGAAAGVVTLAGTGGIAAARAAASGVGAGTSLAGGASGAYAAGSVAGGGSVSAGLGGVARGAAGAAGSGLRGIALNATSGLRDRFAAGQRAGWAATGGSGSGAGGSGGGDSGGGAESASVPPGTTGTPARSGAPAWAENLRRRQAYRTAEQIIREGEAGGGGMRPNLRGDRT
- the trbK-alt gene encoding putative entry exclusion protein TrbK-alt, which produces MNVKTLVAISFVVVGLPSLSAPAWANAPTIDQLVANPKMLTAELDRCKQLGMAANTDARCHTAWQAENKRFFGHTPTYTQKPVNLFKNTPNKFVPSEHEHAISPLAAGAPHG
- the trbJ gene encoding P-type conjugative transfer protein TrbJ → MNRPARSRHRQKKIVSMGLIAVLAIAVPIATQAAIPVIDFSNLTQNVLTAARTLDEVNNQIAQLQQGISMLENQARNLTALPFSVLSQLQSSMGQINQLMGQAQSLAYSVQQVQQQFRTLYPNYQSAGFQGNVTQASLLADANARWQASINTFQQTMDVQSQIVAAIPADQADLSSLVTASQGAVGALQAIQSSNQLLALQSRQLSATQDLIAADARAQAANAMQNAEVRSAAQAEWQRFYGNGVGYTFAPVNLFGGSAP